The Leptospira sp. WS39.C2 genome contains a region encoding:
- a CDS encoding class I SAM-dependent rRNA methyltransferase: MVIRLKKNKEKAVLNFHPWVFSGAIESVDSGIKSGDIVEVLSHQGSFLAWGHFDPSSQIRIRLFSFDSKEDGSNLSFWFSRWTEIHDRKLKTLPKNTNGFRLFHSEGDGVPGIVVDIYHKTAVLQLKTPGAIRLRSPLVQFLENVGYDTIVEKFDKADQKQGVDVNFLKGHKDQFTFLENGYLFIADIEKGQKTGFFLDQRDNRALLGLYAKDKNILNTFAYSGAFSVYALLNGAKSVHSLDISKQALDICEENLKLNGLENDINSGKHKSLVMDCFDYLKTMESGLYDCIILDPPAFTKNISTVMQASRGYKDINMRAISKIQKNGFIFTFSCSQHISFDLFKKIVFGAAKDAKKRVRILHHLTQSPDHGYSVYHPEGEYLKGLVIQVDGEI, encoded by the coding sequence ATGGTCATTCGCTTAAAGAAGAATAAAGAAAAAGCAGTATTAAATTTTCATCCTTGGGTGTTTTCAGGAGCAATAGAATCAGTTGATTCTGGTATAAAATCTGGAGACATTGTAGAAGTTTTATCCCACCAAGGTTCTTTCCTTGCTTGGGGACATTTTGATCCAAGTAGTCAAATTAGAATCCGACTGTTCTCTTTTGATTCAAAAGAAGATGGTTCCAATTTGTCCTTTTGGTTTTCCAGATGGACAGAAATTCATGATAGAAAATTGAAAACATTACCCAAAAACACGAATGGGTTTCGATTGTTTCATTCCGAAGGGGATGGAGTTCCAGGGATAGTTGTGGATATCTACCATAAAACAGCTGTTCTACAATTGAAAACACCCGGAGCCATTCGATTAAGGTCCCCACTGGTACAGTTTTTAGAAAACGTAGGTTATGATACAATTGTTGAAAAATTTGATAAAGCGGATCAGAAACAAGGTGTAGATGTAAACTTTTTAAAGGGTCATAAAGATCAATTTACATTTCTAGAGAATGGTTATTTGTTCATTGCTGATATTGAAAAAGGACAAAAAACAGGGTTTTTTTTAGACCAAAGGGATAACCGAGCACTTTTAGGATTGTATGCGAAAGACAAAAACATTCTAAATACGTTTGCTTATTCAGGTGCTTTTTCCGTTTATGCATTGCTAAATGGTGCTAAATCAGTTCATAGTCTAGATATTTCTAAACAAGCATTAGATATTTGTGAAGAAAATTTAAAATTGAATGGGCTCGAAAATGATATAAATAGTGGTAAACATAAGTCTTTGGTTATGGATTGTTTTGATTATCTTAAGACAATGGAATCTGGTTTATACGATTGTATCATCCTTGACCCTCCTGCTTTTACTAAAAATATTTCCACAGTGATGCAGGCAAGTAGGGGTTATAAGGACATCAATATGAGAGCGATCTCAAAAATACAAAAAAACGGTTTCATATTTACCTTTTCCTGTTCCCAACATATCTCTTTTGATTTATTCAAAAAAATAGTTTTTGGTGCTGCTAAGGATGCAAAAAAAAGAGTAAGAATTTTGCACCATTTAACGCAAAGTCCAGACCATGGGTATTCTGTTTATCATCCCGAAGGAGAATACTTAAAAGGGCTCGTGATTCAGGTTGATGGTGAAATCTAA
- a CDS encoding SpoIIE family protein phosphatase: MIKKLLILLVFSFSQLESDPIFDSSKQMDPKSILSLDSNGEDPKSYWYLLEGGLEDSEIYNITEETFSNFNWRRIKIPGNLFQNKENFNNTRTILLAKWIELNHDPTIQYSFRLGIINDRDKTYFNGQLIGKTGMWDSPFPQNYDKVRIYPIPSFLIRSKQKNLLLIKIQLYFHNSGGIEQDQTLLGPSKVILNNFYIDEFIKLIFLTIYMTVGGYFLFLFIRRRKDRENLFFSLFSFSFVLYNFLRNQLKYELGIPFLEMKKAEYLIILLLIPLMYHFLRSLFEEKYVLLGKILDSFQFIIFLFFCISNQIESMNFVLSNLIQPTWILYVILIFVILIRNFRKKEKRAIYITIGLSIVLVAAIIDTATNRNFWVFPRIMGYAFLFFNISLAMILANSFVKLNEEVEDLNKNLEKKVTDRTDALNESLNQLQILKEKQDGDYFLTSLLIQPLARIENKIPELVIESYVNQKKKFQFRGKDGEIGGDICIVGSIQLESGEFTVFANADAMGKSIQGAGGALVLGVVFQAVLSRAKSSYTKKRPPELWLKDLYVELQSVFESFDGSMLSSVVLGMVGKNGYLYYINAEHPWSILYRDGVASFIETELSMRKLGFPKNNHFFQIKTFSLLDGDTLLIGSDGRDDIGLFSENGERIINEDETLVLRFVERSEGNLKALVQEIEENGEVTDDISFLKISYRSENQKRFISEEIRSKYISIQTEAKKGNLKDALIELIPILETNPHANFYSLAGKILFKEKEWRESLIHLKQAVLENPLKENLFYMIAKAEFRLGNLNDAVIWSERLFLRNKFHKPNSKLFFHLLEQTENYDKKSFYLEFIQYGKNKV, translated from the coding sequence ATGATAAAAAAGTTACTGATCCTTCTTGTCTTTTCTTTTTCCCAATTGGAATCTGACCCCATTTTTGATTCTAGCAAACAAATGGATCCAAAATCCATTCTATCATTGGATAGCAATGGGGAAGATCCAAAGTCATATTGGTATCTTCTCGAAGGTGGTTTAGAAGATTCCGAAATTTATAACATAACAGAAGAGACATTTTCAAATTTTAATTGGCGGCGGATCAAAATTCCGGGGAACCTATTCCAAAATAAAGAAAATTTCAATAATACTAGAACCATCTTGTTGGCCAAATGGATTGAATTGAATCATGACCCAACAATTCAATACAGTTTTCGTTTAGGGATCATCAATGATAGGGACAAAACGTATTTTAACGGACAATTGATTGGAAAAACAGGTATGTGGGATTCTCCCTTTCCACAAAATTATGATAAGGTAAGAATTTATCCCATACCATCTTTTCTCATCCGATCAAAACAAAAAAATCTTTTACTCATCAAAATTCAATTATACTTTCATAATTCAGGTGGAATAGAACAAGACCAAACCCTATTAGGTCCAAGCAAAGTAATACTAAATAATTTTTATATAGATGAATTCATAAAATTAATCTTTTTAACCATCTATATGACTGTTGGTGGATATTTTCTTTTTTTATTCATTAGGAGGCGTAAAGATCGCGAGAATTTATTTTTTTCCTTATTTTCGTTTTCCTTTGTACTATATAATTTTTTACGAAACCAACTTAAGTATGAATTAGGAATTCCATTTTTAGAAATGAAAAAAGCAGAATACCTAATCATTCTATTACTTATCCCACTCATGTACCATTTCTTACGAAGTTTATTTGAAGAAAAATATGTGTTACTCGGTAAAATATTGGATAGTTTCCAATTCATAATTTTCTTATTTTTCTGTATTTCCAATCAGATCGAATCAATGAATTTTGTTTTATCCAATTTGATCCAACCTACTTGGATCCTATATGTGATTTTAATCTTTGTCATTTTAATCCGAAATTTTCGAAAAAAAGAAAAACGTGCTATTTATATAACAATTGGATTAAGCATCGTATTGGTAGCCGCAATCATTGATACTGCAACAAATCGAAATTTCTGGGTATTCCCTCGTATCATGGGATATGCATTTTTATTCTTTAATATCTCACTAGCAATGATACTTGCAAACTCCTTCGTAAAATTAAATGAAGAAGTTGAAGACCTAAATAAAAACTTAGAAAAAAAAGTTACCGATCGTACAGATGCTCTAAACGAATCACTAAATCAATTGCAGATTCTAAAAGAAAAACAAGATGGAGACTATTTTTTAACATCCCTTCTCATCCAACCATTGGCTAGGATAGAAAACAAAATTCCAGAATTGGTAATAGAATCCTATGTAAACCAAAAGAAAAAATTTCAATTCAGAGGAAAAGATGGAGAGATTGGAGGAGATATTTGTATTGTTGGTTCCATCCAATTGGAATCTGGAGAGTTTACTGTATTTGCCAATGCTGATGCAATGGGCAAATCAATCCAAGGTGCTGGTGGTGCCCTTGTGCTTGGAGTAGTATTCCAAGCAGTATTGTCACGAGCAAAATCAAGTTACACAAAAAAAAGACCACCCGAGCTTTGGTTAAAGGATCTTTATGTAGAATTACAATCCGTCTTTGAAAGTTTTGATGGATCCATGTTATCAAGTGTTGTCTTAGGTATGGTTGGCAAAAATGGTTATTTATACTATATTAATGCAGAACATCCATGGAGTATTCTATATCGTGATGGAGTGGCCTCTTTCATTGAGACGGAACTTTCGATGCGAAAATTAGGTTTTCCAAAAAACAATCACTTTTTTCAAATCAAAACCTTCTCATTATTAGATGGAGATACGTTACTCATTGGATCAGACGGACGGGATGATATAGGACTTTTTTCTGAAAACGGAGAACGGATTATCAATGAAGATGAAACTCTTGTTTTGCGCTTTGTAGAGAGATCCGAAGGGAATTTAAAGGCGCTTGTTCAGGAAATTGAGGAGAACGGCGAAGTGACAGACGATATTTCCTTTTTAAAAATCAGCTATCGTTCAGAAAATCAAAAACGATTCATTTCGGAAGAAATTCGTTCTAAATATATATCGATCCAAACGGAAGCAAAAAAAGGGAATCTTAAGGACGCTTTGATTGAATTGATTCCAATCTTAGAAACAAATCCTCATGCAAACTTCTATTCATTAGCTGGAAAAATCCTTTTTAAAGAAAAAGAATGGAGAGAATCTCTTATCCATTTAAAACAAGCAGTCTTAGAAAACCCTTTGAAAGAAAATTTGTTTTATATGATTGCGAAAGCTGAATTTCGATTGGGAAATTTAAACGATGCAGTTATCTGGAGCGAAAGGTTATTTTTAAGGAATAAATTCCACAAACCAAACTCAAAACTCTTTTTCCATTTGTTAGAACAAACCGAAAACTATGATAAAAAGAGTTTTTATTTAGAATTCATTCAGTACGGAAAAAATAAAGTATAA
- a CDS encoding undecaprenyl-diphosphate phosphatase produces MENTLNAFLRGIIEAATEFLPVSSTGHLFLFSYFFPFQNLSVSHEDFEDLFDIFIQTGAIFSVVVLYYKTFLEHFKSAIQFGFKKTNDPSGYHFYLNLFIGILPILLLGFLFKTQLNQIKLKPDLLLILGCSWLIGGILMVFVERKHLDESSGKMIGLKEALIVGLLQCFALIPGVSRSAATIISARTLGVSKKDSAEFSFFLAIPVLSLAGLYKLYKHRAILNSETIGLLFFGSIISFVICYFIIKLFMAFIRRRSFISFGVYRILLGILVILYFFRTE; encoded by the coding sequence ATGGAAAATACTTTAAATGCTTTTTTACGTGGCATCATTGAAGCTGCCACGGAATTTTTGCCAGTGTCTTCCACTGGCCATTTATTTTTATTTAGTTACTTTTTTCCATTTCAAAATCTATCTGTATCTCATGAAGATTTTGAAGATTTGTTTGATATTTTCATCCAAACAGGTGCAATTTTTTCTGTAGTAGTTTTATACTATAAAACTTTTTTGGAACATTTCAAATCAGCAATCCAGTTTGGATTTAAAAAAACTAACGATCCAAGTGGTTACCACTTTTATTTGAATTTGTTCATTGGCATTTTACCGATTTTGTTATTAGGTTTCCTTTTTAAAACACAACTCAACCAAATCAAATTAAAACCAGATTTATTACTAATTCTTGGTTGTTCTTGGTTAATCGGTGGAATTTTAATGGTATTTGTCGAAAGGAAACATTTAGATGAAAGCAGCGGAAAAATGATTGGCTTAAAAGAAGCGCTCATCGTAGGTTTATTACAATGTTTTGCTTTAATTCCTGGAGTTTCCAGGTCTGCTGCAACAATCATTTCCGCAAGGACTCTTGGTGTATCCAAAAAAGACAGCGCGGAATTTTCCTTTTTCCTTGCGATTCCTGTTTTGAGTTTGGCTGGACTGTATAAATTATATAAACACCGTGCGATTTTAAATTCAGAGACCATTGGTCTTCTGTTTTTTGGAAGTATCATCTCCTTTGTGATTTGTTATTTTATCATCAAACTTTTTATGGCATTCATTCGCAGAAGGAGTTTTATCTCCTTTGGAGTATATCGAATTCTTTTAGGAATTTTAGTTATACTTTATTTTTTCCGTACTGAATGA
- a CDS encoding lipoprotein LipL31, with protein sequence MKKILPLFAFLAVLTLVQCSDSSPVIETLDNHKITVKDFEAAYDTALDSISRLQNIEKKTLLEFIEKDINEVPPNFQDLNYQLQKKNFYQTYRQMIMTRLVAEKNGFISRPDVAEVIKQVEMQTIAQMYVSEQVEKKIQITEEQALAECERMRKLDRNFNLTIDKCKTFAKAQLKQMQTREFLPLVVERIKEEVSIKRNEKFDLDAYLAPKKKAEEPTPIQTPNN encoded by the coding sequence ATGAAAAAAATCCTTCCTTTGTTTGCGTTTTTGGCAGTTTTGACCCTCGTACAGTGTTCTGACTCATCACCGGTCATTGAAACCTTAGACAATCATAAAATTACAGTAAAAGACTTTGAAGCGGCTTATGATACAGCTCTTGATTCCATTAGCCGATTACAAAATATCGAGAAAAAAACTCTCCTCGAATTCATTGAAAAAGACATCAACGAAGTTCCTCCAAACTTCCAAGATTTGAATTACCAACTCCAAAAGAAAAATTTCTACCAAACTTATAGACAGATGATTATGACTCGTCTAGTTGCTGAGAAAAATGGATTCATCTCTAGACCAGATGTTGCAGAAGTGATCAAACAAGTTGAGATGCAAACCATTGCCCAAATGTATGTTTCTGAACAAGTGGAAAAGAAAATCCAAATTACAGAAGAACAAGCTTTAGCTGAATGTGAAAGAATGAGAAAGTTAGATCGTAATTTCAATTTAACAATCGACAAATGTAAAACTTTTGCAAAAGCACAATTAAAACAAATGCAAACTAGAGAGTTTCTTCCTTTAGTAGTGGAAAGAATCAAAGAAGAAGTTAGTATCAAACGAAACGAAAAATTTGATTTAGATGCATACCTTGCACCAAAGAAAAAAGCAGAAGAACCAACTCCAATCCAAACTCCAAATAACTAA
- the mfd gene encoding transcription-repair coupling factor codes for MPESAHSFVTSELYKNKHSKDTFVVVLPTNQDAESFSRELLSFIKREEIFFFPGPENIPYEYTKWQAEWKRDRILTINRILNGDRCIVVTSVSALLRKLPNRESLKGKSISLKLGKDIPLDSLLSDLVQLGYHREEVCEQFGHFSLKGGILDIYTPFLANPVRIDFFGDTVDEIRTFDPNTQKSISKISEIVITAANETVVTKKELEKYHTIIKEYTDKRIPIDSEIEIIEEHLPLVRKQEGFLEFFSNAPVILFPKYFETKERSFGMEREYNTLFEKKKEESLCLPPEELLSFGLEWKMLTSDGSRGIQFSLLPNPISNFGYTPITEVKAFRGKIREAKEYFLELLVEHPNDCIFITSSFLAQMLRLKGLFSETEVNVIGENSEEPIPFPFGSTKPGIHLILSDLKRGFHLVENGIYVFTDNDLFGRQYKRKTRYKKQSSQMIESFIDLKEGDYIVHVNHGVGRFIKMERTKADGKERDFLKLEYASGDSLFVPLDQISLVQKYIGGTDSPRLDTLGKNSWKKAKERVQESVDKLAEELVLLYSNRMKLNGFAFPPDTIWQEEFEAAFEFEETPDQISAIEAVKQDLESQRPMDRLVCGDVGYGKTEVAIRAAFKVIMAGKQVMLLTPTTILSLQHFNTFKSRYENYPIKIAFVSRFRSASEIREDLKNFTEGKIDMLIGTHAILSSKVKPKNLGLLIIDEEQKFGVTHKESIKKFKNLVDVLTLTATPIPRTLHMALTGIRELSIISTAPKNRQSVETYVLEEDDTLIQEAIRKEIERGGQVFYLYNRVESIEEEASYVRSLVPEVSVGILHGQLTEDEIEETLVDFYERKYDILITTTIIESGIDMPNVNTLIVKRADMFGLSQLYQIRGRVGRSDRKAYAYMFYPSKKLMTELAEKRLNTIFEYQELGSGFKVAMRDLEIRGAGNLLGKEQSGDIMEVGFDLYVKMLEEAISRIKGEEVRVEVRTAVNLKTNFYLPDEYIPDTKQKIEFYKRFEGSANLDEIEELSLEMEDRFGELPQIAKTFVELEKIRTLASNLGFEFVTEKPEEVLFKCGTYFRGNPDRVIQAMSHFKGLTIAPSEPSVLRYTNIEKDDLKKIKKLLGILEFLAA; via the coding sequence ATACCTGAATCTGCTCATTCTTTTGTTACCAGTGAATTGTATAAAAACAAACATTCTAAAGATACATTTGTTGTTGTACTACCAACAAACCAAGACGCAGAAAGCTTTTCTCGGGAATTACTAAGTTTTATCAAAAGGGAAGAAATATTCTTTTTCCCAGGTCCAGAAAATATTCCTTATGAATATACAAAGTGGCAAGCTGAGTGGAAACGTGATCGTATTTTGACCATCAATCGTATCTTAAATGGAGATCGTTGTATAGTCGTGACATCAGTTTCAGCCTTACTTCGAAAATTACCGAATCGCGAGAGTTTAAAAGGAAAATCGATTAGTTTAAAACTTGGCAAAGATATTCCGTTAGATTCCTTATTATCGGATTTAGTCCAGTTAGGTTACCACCGAGAAGAAGTTTGTGAACAATTTGGTCATTTTAGTTTAAAAGGTGGGATTCTCGATATATATACACCTTTTTTGGCTAACCCAGTGCGAATCGATTTTTTCGGGGATACAGTTGATGAAATTAGAACTTTTGATCCAAATACCCAAAAATCAATTTCAAAAATCAGTGAAATTGTTATCACTGCAGCTAATGAAACCGTTGTAACAAAAAAAGAATTAGAAAAATATCATACAATAATTAAAGAATATACTGATAAGCGAATTCCAATAGATTCTGAGATAGAAATCATCGAAGAACATTTGCCTTTGGTTCGGAAACAAGAGGGTTTTTTGGAGTTTTTTTCAAACGCTCCGGTCATACTTTTTCCGAAATATTTTGAAACAAAAGAACGTTCTTTTGGAATGGAAAGAGAATACAACACTCTTTTTGAGAAGAAAAAAGAAGAATCACTTTGTCTACCACCGGAAGAATTATTATCTTTTGGACTAGAGTGGAAAATGTTAACATCTGATGGATCAAGGGGAATCCAATTTTCACTTCTACCAAATCCCATTTCAAATTTTGGATACACTCCGATTACAGAAGTAAAAGCATTTCGGGGTAAAATTCGAGAAGCAAAAGAATATTTTTTAGAATTACTTGTTGAACATCCTAACGATTGTATATTTATCACTTCTTCCTTTCTTGCGCAGATGTTACGCCTAAAGGGTTTATTTTCTGAAACTGAAGTGAATGTCATAGGTGAAAACAGTGAAGAACCCATTCCATTTCCTTTTGGTTCTACAAAACCTGGGATCCATTTGATCCTTTCTGATTTAAAACGTGGTTTTCACTTGGTTGAAAATGGAATTTATGTTTTTACCGATAACGATTTGTTCGGACGGCAATACAAAAGGAAAACTAGATATAAAAAACAATCCTCACAAATGATTGAATCCTTCATAGATTTAAAAGAAGGAGACTACATTGTTCACGTAAACCATGGAGTTGGGCGTTTCATAAAAATGGAACGAACAAAGGCAGATGGAAAGGAAAGAGATTTTCTAAAATTAGAATATGCAAGTGGGGATAGTTTGTTTGTTCCACTTGACCAAATTTCCCTTGTACAAAAATACATTGGTGGCACCGATTCACCCAGGTTAGATACCTTAGGCAAAAATTCCTGGAAAAAAGCAAAAGAACGAGTCCAAGAATCGGTAGATAAACTCGCCGAAGAACTTGTGTTATTGTATTCGAATCGGATGAAGTTGAATGGTTTTGCTTTCCCACCAGATACTATTTGGCAAGAAGAGTTTGAAGCTGCGTTTGAGTTTGAAGAAACACCGGACCAAATTTCAGCTATTGAGGCTGTAAAACAAGACTTAGAGTCTCAAAGACCAATGGATCGTTTGGTTTGTGGGGATGTTGGTTATGGAAAAACAGAAGTAGCAATTCGGGCTGCGTTTAAAGTGATCATGGCTGGAAAACAAGTGATGTTACTCACACCAACGACAATTCTATCACTCCAACATTTTAATACTTTTAAATCAAGGTATGAAAACTATCCAATCAAAATTGCTTTTGTTTCAAGGTTTCGATCTGCTTCCGAAATTCGAGAAGATTTAAAGAATTTTACAGAAGGTAAAATTGATATGTTAATTGGAACACATGCAATTTTATCCTCCAAGGTGAAACCTAAAAATTTAGGATTATTGATCATTGACGAAGAACAGAAGTTTGGTGTAACACATAAAGAATCCATCAAAAAATTTAAAAACTTAGTAGATGTTTTAACTCTGACTGCTACTCCAATCCCCAGAACCTTACATATGGCTCTCACGGGCATCAGAGAACTTTCTATTATATCCACGGCGCCAAAAAATAGACAAAGTGTAGAAACTTATGTTTTGGAAGAGGATGACACACTTATTCAAGAGGCAATTCGAAAAGAAATAGAACGAGGTGGCCAAGTTTTTTATCTATATAATCGTGTAGAATCTATTGAAGAAGAAGCATCGTATGTGCGTTCCTTAGTTCCTGAAGTTTCTGTTGGAATTTTACATGGACAATTGACAGAAGATGAAATTGAAGAAACCTTAGTAGATTTTTATGAAAGAAAATATGATATCCTAATCACTACAACGATCATTGAATCAGGGATTGATATGCCAAATGTCAATACTTTAATTGTAAAACGTGCTGACATGTTTGGACTTTCTCAATTGTACCAAATTCGAGGTAGAGTTGGGAGGTCAGACCGTAAAGCTTACGCTTATATGTTCTATCCATCCAAAAAACTGATGACGGAGCTTGCTGAAAAAAGACTCAATACAATTTTCGAATACCAAGAGTTAGGTTCTGGTTTTAAAGTAGCTATGCGAGATTTAGAAATTCGCGGGGCTGGGAATTTATTAGGTAAAGAACAATCTGGCGACATTATGGAAGTGGGTTTTGACCTATATGTTAAAATGTTGGAAGAAGCAATCTCAAGGATTAAAGGGGAAGAGGTTCGAGTTGAAGTAAGAACTGCAGTAAATCTCAAAACCAATTTTTACCTACCAGATGAATACATTCCTGATACAAAACAAAAAATTGAATTTTATAAACGTTTTGAAGGTTCAGCAAATTTGGATGAAATTGAAGAGTTATCTTTGGAAATGGAAGATCGGTTTGGTGAACTACCACAAATTGCAAAAACCTTTGTGGAACTTGAAAAAATAAGGACCCTTGCTTCTAATTTGGGATTTGAGTTTGTAACAGAAAAACCAGAGGAAGTTCTTTTCAAATGTGGAACCTATTTCCGAGGAAACCCAGACCGAGTGATCCAAGCAATGAGCCATTTTAAAGGACTCACAATCGCACCTTCCGAACCGTCTGTTTTGCGTTATACGAATATTGAAAAAGATGATTTGAAAAAAATCAAAAAATTGTTGGGAATTTTAGAATTTTTGGCCGCTTAA
- the panC gene encoding pantoate--beta-alanine ligase produces MIVVSEISELKKIVSNWKQKKEIIGFCPTMGTLHAGHMDLVKVSKEKTTKTIVSIFINPTQFNDPKDFETYPKNTETDLKLCEENGVDLVFLPSVGVMYPKSETPIQMSIPSLQSTLCGRTRPGHFEGVLQIVSKLFHLTEANFGFFGLKDYQQYRIIKALTDELNFPIQIVGVPTKREADGLAMSSRNLRLSLKDRETATLIPRMFQLAKKTILSGERNLSVWREILTDFLLTGMNVKIDYLEVVDPFTLQPLSELRGDVLLATAVFVGDVRLIDNEIITCP; encoded by the coding sequence ATGATTGTAGTCTCTGAAATTTCGGAATTAAAAAAAATAGTATCAAATTGGAAGCAAAAAAAGGAAATCATTGGATTTTGTCCAACCATGGGAACCCTTCATGCGGGCCACATGGATTTGGTGAAAGTATCAAAAGAAAAAACAACAAAAACAATTGTTTCCATATTCATAAACCCAACCCAATTCAATGATCCAAAAGATTTTGAAACCTATCCCAAAAATACAGAAACTGACTTGAAGTTATGCGAAGAAAATGGGGTGGATTTGGTATTTTTGCCTAGTGTTGGTGTCATGTATCCAAAATCAGAAACTCCAATCCAAATGAGTATTCCATCCCTTCAATCCACACTTTGCGGACGAACTAGGCCCGGGCACTTTGAAGGAGTTTTACAAATCGTATCAAAACTTTTTCACCTAACAGAAGCAAATTTCGGGTTTTTTGGTTTAAAAGACTACCAACAATATCGAATAATCAAAGCCCTTACGGATGAACTTAATTTTCCAATTCAAATTGTTGGTGTTCCAACGAAAAGGGAAGCCGATGGACTAGCCATGAGTTCCCGAAATTTGCGGTTGTCTTTAAAAGACAGAGAAACTGCTACTTTGATTCCAAGAATGTTCCAACTTGCAAAAAAAACCATATTATCTGGAGAGAGGAACCTTTCTGTATGGAGAGAAATTTTAACTGATTTTCTTTTAACCGGTATGAATGTTAAAATTGATTATTTAGAAGTTGTGGATCCTTTCACCTTACAACCACTTAGCGAGTTACGTGGTGATGTTTTACTTGCTACAGCTGTTTTTGTAGGGGACGTGCGTCTGATAGATAATGAAATTATAACTTGTCCCTAA
- the hisD gene encoding histidinol dehydrogenase translates to MPIPILHCDRNSKEELSRFLSGAREDLSTATNRILPILEGVRNRGDLALFEYTEQFDGIKLSELTIDPKSVKTNVDPKIKEAFLRAKSNIESFHNAQKRESWSQVVDGNRLGVKYTPVPSLAVYAPGGKALYPSSVLMGVIPAKIACVPSIQLITPPQKNGIPEILIWLAQILEIDRIVTVGGAQGIAAAAYGTQSVPKSEFIVGPGNSYVAAAKSFLSGQGLIGIDSPAGPSEVCIIADKDANPKWIACDMLSQAEHGEDSSAILLTTDKTLAEKVKDELEIAFVERPKRLSMKQKAIYENSSIIVFPSMDDCIWFSNELAPEHLEIQTKDNESVFAKIEHAGSVFLGPYSPVAMGDYISGTNHILPTARGSRIYSSLGVDTFLKRVTFQEVTKESLETLYPFVKLMSELEGLDEEHGTSVKVRTIGQK, encoded by the coding sequence ATGCCAATTCCTATCCTTCACTGTGATCGAAATTCGAAAGAAGAACTGTCTCGTTTTCTCTCAGGTGCCAGAGAAGACCTAAGTACTGCCACAAACAGGATATTACCCATCTTAGAAGGTGTGAGAAACAGAGGGGATTTAGCTCTTTTTGAATATACAGAACAGTTTGATGGGATCAAACTTTCGGAACTTACAATCGATCCTAAATCTGTAAAAACAAATGTAGATCCGAAAATTAAAGAAGCATTTTTACGTGCAAAATCCAATATAGAATCATTCCACAATGCGCAAAAACGGGAATCCTGGTCCCAGGTGGTTGATGGTAACAGGCTTGGTGTCAAGTATACACCAGTGCCTTCCTTAGCTGTATACGCTCCAGGTGGAAAGGCTTTGTATCCTTCTAGTGTACTGATGGGAGTCATACCAGCAAAAATTGCTTGTGTCCCATCCATCCAACTCATCACACCCCCTCAAAAAAATGGAATTCCTGAAATCTTAATTTGGTTAGCACAGATTTTAGAGATAGATCGAATTGTGACAGTTGGTGGTGCGCAAGGAATCGCAGCCGCTGCTTACGGAACTCAATCCGTTCCCAAATCCGAGTTCATTGTTGGACCTGGGAATTCGTATGTCGCAGCCGCCAAATCCTTCTTAAGTGGGCAAGGTCTCATTGGAATTGATAGCCCAGCTGGACCAAGCGAGGTTTGTATCATTGCCGATAAAGACGCCAATCCAAAGTGGATCGCTTGTGATATGTTATCCCAAGCAGAACACGGAGAAGATTCGTCTGCGATATTGCTCACCACTGACAAAACTCTTGCAGAAAAAGTAAAAGATGAATTGGAAATTGCTTTTGTGGAACGACCCAAACGCCTCTCTATGAAACAAAAAGCAATCTACGAAAATTCAAGTATCATCGTTTTTCCATCCATGGACGATTGTATTTGGTTTTCGAATGAACTGGCTCCCGAACACTTAGAAATCCAAACAAAAGACAATGAATCTGTTTTTGCCAAAATAGAACACGCAGGAAGTGTGTTTTTAGGTCCTTATTCGCCTGTTGCCATGGGAGATTACATTTCAGGAACAAATCACATTTTACCAACAGCAAGAGGAAGTCGTATCTATTCATCTCTTGGTGTAGATACTTTTTTAAAACGAGTTACTTTCCAAGAAGTGACTAAAGAGTCTCTGGAAACCTTGTATCCATTTGTAAAACTTATGTCTGAACTAGAAGGATTGGATGAAGAACATGGAACGAGTGTTAAGGTTAGAACGATAGGCCAAAAATGA